Below is a genomic region from Flavobacterium ginsengisoli.
GAAGCGACACTTTTTATCAAGTGGCTTTTGATATAATCTTGACCTAAAATTTGAGAAAATTGCATTGGGCAAAGATAGAAGAAAATGTGTAGTCAAAAATTTTAGAGATAAGATTATTTCGTAGTTATAATTTTCAAATTTAGAAATCGAATTTTGAAAATTTTTCTCGTCACTTTCGACAGAATTTTGTTAATAAATATCTTCAAGTTAGTAAATATCAAGATGTTTTTGTTAATATTTTTTTCCAAAAATCGTCAAACGAAGGTTTTTTTTGGTTATTTATAGAGTCAAAATCTTATTTTTTATAGTTAATATCTTACGGATTTTTAATTAACATTTTTAACAAAAAGCCCGTTAAAACGCACATTTTCTCGACATAACACTGGTTTTTAAGGTTTTTTTAAGATATTTTTTTGAAAAAAAATCCATTACAGTTGTAATTTAAGTTAATTTCTATATTTTTGTTTTTATCAACAACCAATTATAAAATAAGAATCTATGAAAGGGAAAATTATTCTATTTAGTGCTTTTTTTATCTTAACTACTGCGGCTGTTTCAGCACAAGCTAAAAACGCACCAAGAAGTATTATCAGTACAACTGCTCTTATCCGAAAATACCATGATCAAAAAGAATTGAGTGGTATGCAAAAGGGTGAACTTTTGGAATTATACATCGAGCGTATTAAAGTATTAGTTAAAACTCTCCCTTACATTGCTTTGGTTACTAAACCAGGTGTTACTATGGCAGACTTAGGTATTCCAGACGATAACGAACACAAAAAAGTTTTAGATGCTCAGGCAGTTGGTACAACAACTTTCTTGGATACTACGGTAGATTTTCAAAGAAAAATGATGCCTTACTCTGATAAAGGAAATCTAATCGCCGCAATCTTATTCTACGAAAGTACATTGAAATCATTACACGAGTTCAACGATTTGAACGAAATGTAATAAAGCATTTTTTAAAATCTTTTTTGAGAAAGTCTAAGTGAATACCAGCTAGGCATTCTTAAAAAACAAAATAAAAAAACAACTCATTCTCGAGGGTCCTGAAAAACTTCAGAAAACTCGAGAGGAGTTTTTGCATTTACGCATACCCAAATTTATTATTAACCGTAATACCCCCCTTATCATGAAAAAAATTACTCAATTGATCTGCGTTCTTTTGACAGTAGCGAGTATGAATGCTCAACAAGAGAAAGGAATTATGGGCTACACCAATTGGTTAAACAACTGGACTGAGTTTAAGCCTAATAAAGTTGATTATGGAGAAGCAAACCAAATTTTGGCAGGAAATATTTCTGTTAATACCAAATTGCTAAAAAGAAACATCTACGTTCTACAAGGAAACGTTTATGTTACAAACAATGCTGTTTTAACAATCGAACCAGGAACTGTAATTATTGGTGATTTCGAAACAAAAGGAACATTGGTAGTTACAAAAGGTGCTCAATTAGTAGCTGATGGTTTAGAAACAGATCCAATTGTATTTACTTCAAACCGCAGTATGAAAAAAGCTGGTGATTGGGGTGGAATTGTAATTCTTGGAGATGCACCAATTAACAAATTCGGAAATGTAGGTTCTTATAACCTTGATCTTGATCCTTCAATGACTACTTACGGAGGAGACAATGTAGCTTCAAACTCAGGAATTTTAAGATTCGTTAGAATTGAATTTGCTGGTAAAAAAGTAAAAGGAGCCGATACTTTTAACGGTTTGACTCTTGCTGGTGTTGGAAGCAAAACAGTTCTTGAAAACATTATGGTAAGTTATGCTGGAGGAGACTCTTTCGGAATCTTAGGTGGTGACTTAAATGCTACAAAATTCGTATCTTATAAATCAGTTAACGACGACTTTAAATTTTCTCAAGGAGTTCAATGTCGTTTCTTCAACTCTTTAGCAGTTAGATCTTCTTACTTCTCTAGTACTAAAGATGGATCTCGTTGTATGGAGGTTAAATCTTATGAGAAGAAAAGTGAAACAGATTTCACTAAAAAACAAACTTTAGTTGTTGCAAGTAATATTACAATGGTTAACGACAGTGAAAACATTAAAGCTGACATTCAAGCAGGTTTAGTAAAAGAAGCTGTTTATGTAGCAGAAAATGCTTCTCTTGAAATGAAAAGAAGTGTAATCTCTGGATTTAACCCTGCTGTATTATTAGATAGCAAAACTGAAATCAATGATGCCAACCTTAAAAAAATCAAATTTGAGGAAATGTATTTCAACTTATGTAATGGAAACATCTTTACAGAATACAATTCTAACAATGAAGATTTAGAAAGCTGGTATGGAAACAGTGTGTTCTTTAACGTGATGTCACAAAGTGACAACAAAGAAACATTCATTGACATCTTCAATCCTAAAAAGCCAGATTTCAGATTACAATTAGGAAAAATCACAGCTTCTAGCGGTAATAGATAAATAGTTTCGATTTTTATTTCCCACGCGTAAATTTTATTAATTAAGTCCCCAGACACAATTTATGTATCGTCTTACGGGCCCAAATAAAGATCAAGACATAATGGTATCTACGAAAAAATATTTTTTATATATAATATTTTTGGTTTCGCCTATATCGTTAACTCTATATGCACAGAATACAGCAGAAAAACCTACTGAGGCTGCTGATTCTGAGTGTGTGTTAACTATGGCTTTTAATAACCAAAACAACAATACTAATGCTGTTGAAAACGGCAATTTTAATCAGTTTATAGTAGGGATGTCCACCCCCAAGGACAGCCTTACTATAGCGGCTGAGTCAAATACTGTATCTAACGATTGTGAAGAGATTTCATCGGTTGCGGCTACTTCAATTCTAGCAAAAGAAGTAATTGAAAACTACAAATATGATTTCTCAGAAACATTTATAGATATCTTGTTTTTTGAGCGTATAGATCTAGCAAGAACACGCACTATATGATTCAAAAAATTACTTTATCTTTTTTTAAAGTTTTACTATTATTCAGCATAATCCTTTTTACTGAATCGAATACTTATGCGCAATCATCAATATCTCCGCAACAACTACCTTTTAAAGATATTTGTGCTGGAGATATTGTTAATGGCGCTAAATACAATGAATATCTAGCAACTTTTTCATATTTAAATTTTGCTTCAAATGTTACTTTTTCTGTTCAATTGTCTGATGAGTTTGGTAGTTTTACCAACCCAACAGCTACTACTACTCTTGATGTTATTCAATTATCAGGTACAGAGCAAACCATTAAATTCGCAATTCCTACGACACTAAAAGGTTCTAATACTTACAGTTTAAGAATAGTAAGTAGTAACGGAATTAATAGTCCGAGAGCACAAAATTTTTCAGGGTCATATTCTTTTTCAGTTTTCTATAAAGATTACGTGTCTTCGTTTTTAATAAATCAAAATAGAAATACTGCTACTTTCTGTTCTGGAGGCAGTTTTACTTTGTCAGTTGATAATCTTACTCCTGAAGTGCCAGAATCATCACCTGCAAACTATTCGAATATTAAATACAAATGGTACAAGGATGATGTTCTAATTTCAGGTCAAAATTCGTCTTCTTTAGTAGTAAATGCTGCAGGCGTTTATTATGCAGAACTTGATTATGGCCAATGTTCGAATGTGAATTTCAGTTCAAATAGAGTTACCGTTTCTTCATCATCTTCTGGGTCTGCAATTACAATAAACTCATCTTTAGGAAATCCTTTTTGTGCCAGTGGTTCAGGAACGATTTTAACTGCTACATCTGGTAACAGCTATCAATGGAAAAAAGATGGTGCAGCCATAGCAGGAGCTACTAATCGTACTTATAGCACTAACGAGTCTGGTGTTTATTCTGTAGACGTAGATTTTGGCGGTTGTATAGCAACAGGAAGCATCGATTTGAAAAGCAATAGTTTCAACGCAAGTATTGACGCTCAAGACGGATATAAATTAAATGAAGGCGAGACTATAACAGTCACTATAACTACAGACGCAACAAATCCGACTTATGAGTGGTATTTGAACGGCAACTTAATTCCTAATGAAACATCGCCATCATATGTGGTAGCTGTTAAAGGTATTTATAAAGCAAAAATTGCTCAGGCATCTGGCTGTGTTGCTAGTAAAGAATTTTCATTCAAAATAAATGGTGATTCTGCATCATCAAGCGTTATTCCGAACATTATTAAGTTAAGCGGAATGAATCCTTATTGGAATATTCCAGATGAGTATAAAAATGCAAATACAAAGGTAATGATCATTAGTTCAAACGGAGAGATGGTTTTGGATGTCGTGAATTACCAAGGCGATTGGCCTCAAAACAATATAGATTTTAAGAATGTAAATCCCGTTTATTACTATGTCATTCAATCCGACACAGGTGAAAAAAAAGGATCAATAACTGTTATAAAATAATATGAAGAAACTTTTACTATTCATCACTTTATTTTACGGTTTATCAAATGTACTCTATTCTCAAAGCGCTAGCGAGGATGGAGTTGTTTCGTTTTCATTACCTATCAGAAATTCTTTAAAGTTTAATAGATATATAATTAACCCAACATTCAGCTTTGTTAGAGAATCAAATCCATATGTAAGTTTCTATAACAAAAGGCAATGGGTTCAATTTGAGAATAACCCACAAACTTATTTTGCTACTTATTCAGGACGTTTTAGAGAAAACGAAGCATTTGCTGTTGGTCTATTTCAACAAAATTATGGTCTTATGACTGTTTTTGGAGGAATTGCCAATTTCGCTCATAATATCGTTCTGGAAGAAGATAGTAATTTGACTTTTGGTTTAAATGCGGGAATTTATCAAAGCGGTCTTAATACAGGAAAAATTATATCAGATGATTCAAGTATTCTAACTGGAGATTTTCCAAAAAGTACGCTTTTAACGGTAAATCCAGGGATTAACTATGGTACTACTTTTTTTGATTTCGGAGTAGCGATTAACAATTTAGTGCTTTACAATTTTGGATCAGGAATGGTAAAAGAAGATCCAGAAAGAGCGATTCAATTGCACGCCATGTACACGGGATACATTGACAGTTATGGTTTTTTTGACAGAAGTAAATTTTCTGGAATTGTTAGAACAGAAATTAAAAAAGATAAAACAGTTATTTCAGGTCTAGGAATGTTAGCACTTCAGCAAGGAGTTTGGGCACAATTAGGCTATAATACATTGTATGGAGTTTCTGCAGGACTTGGGGTTAATATTTCTCCAAGTATTGCTATTGAATACAATTACGAAAGAGGAATGGGCAATTTCTCTAATTTGGGCGGTTCTCATGAATTTGCTATTGCTTACAAATTCAAAAATAGAAATTACTATTACGGAGATGACGATGAGGGTTCTCTAATTGATCCTTCAAAACCAAAACCAGTTCCAGCTAAACCAAAATCTCAAGCAACTCAAGTTAATAGAACTGAAATTGCTGAAAAGAACAGATTAGTTGCTGAAGAAAAAGCAAAAGCCGATGCAGAAGCAAAACAAGCAAGATTGGCAGCAGCCGAGAAAGTTAGAGTAGATGCTGAAGTCTGCAGCAAAAGCAAAATTAGAAGCAGACAATAAAGCTAAAGCAGATGCTGAAGCTGTTAAAATAAGATTAGTCTGCTGAGGCAAAAGCAAAAGCCGATGCTGCAGCTGCTGCGAGAGCACAAACTGTAACGGCAAACAGAGCCGTTGCTACAACACAAAAAACACAAGCTCAATTGGCTGCTGATAAAGCAAGAGCTGATGCAGAAGAGCGCAGATTAAAATTAGCCGCAGATAACAAAGCGAGAGTAGATGCTGCGGCAGCTGCGAGAGCACAAGCAGTGGCAAATAAGCCAACAGCAACAGCAGCACAGAAAACACAAGCTCAGTTAGCTGTCGATAAAGCAAAAGCCGATGCAGAGGCAATGAAGTTAAAATTGGCTGCAGATGCCAAAGCGAAAGCTGATGCAGAAGCTGCGGCTAAAGCAAAAGCAGAAGCCGCAAAACCAGCTTCGGCACCGCAAAAAACAGTCTGCCCAATTAGCTGCAGATAAAGCACAAGCTGACGCAGAGGCAATGAAATTGAAATTGGCAGCAGATGCGAAAGCTAAAGCGGATGCAGAAGCAGCTGCGAAAGCAAAAGCAGAAGCCGCAAAAGTGGCAGCTCCAGCGCCGCAGAAAACAGCCGCACAATTGGCTGCTGACAAAGCAAGAGCTGATGCAGAAGCTGCAGCAAAAGCAAGATTAGCTGCTGCAGAGAAAGTGAAAGCTGATGCAGAAGCCGCAAGACAAGCTAGATTGGCCGCAGCAGAAAAAGCTAAGGCTGATGCAGAGGCTGCAAGATTAAAATTAATAGCAGACAATAAAGCGAAAGCCGATGCTGCAGAAGCAAAACGTAAAGCTGACGCCAAAGCAAAAGCAGAAGCGGCAGACATGCAGTCAATATTAGCGGCAGATGCTAAAGCAAAAGCAGATTCAGATGCATTGCAAGCGAGATTAGCGGCAGATGCTAAAGCAAAAGCAGCTGCAGAGGCTAAGACTAAAACGTCTATTGATGCTGCAAATAGAGCTAAAGCAGCAAGCAGATTTAAAAGCAAAACTTGCTGAGGAAGTCGCTCTTAAAGAAAAAGCATATGCAGATGCAAAAGCAAAAGCAGATGAAGAGGCAAGACAAGCACTTATAGCCGCAGAAGCAAAAGCAAAAGCTGATGCAGAAGCACTAAAAATAAAACAAGCTGAAGAAGCACGCCAAGCACAATTAGATGCTGAAGCAAAAGCAAAAGCCGATGCAGAAGCGCTTCAAGCTAAACTTGTTGCAGATGCCAAAGCGAAAGCTGATGCAGAAGCAGCGGCAAAAGCAAAATTAGAAGCTGAAGCGAAAGCTAAAGCCGATGCAGAAGCAGAAAAAGTGAGATTGGCAGCGGAAGCAAAAGCACAAGCTGATGCAGAAGCTGAGAAGGCAAGATTGGCTGCAGATGCCAAAGCAAAAGCAGATATGGAGGCTTTACAAGCTAAATTAATTGCTGACGCTAGAGTGAAGGCTGATGCAGAAGCTACAGCAAAAGCAAAAGCTGAAGCAGAAGCGAAAAAATTACAAGAAGAAGAAGATGCACGTCAAGCGAAATTGGCTGCAGACGCAAAAGCAAAAGCTGATGCAGAAGCAGAGAAAGCAAGAGTAGCGGCAGAAGCGAAAGCAAAAGCTGACGCTGAAGCAGAAAAAACAAGATTAGCCGCAGAAGCAAAGGCAAAAGCCGATGCAGAAGCATTACAAGCTAAACAAGTTGCTGAAGAAAAAGCAAGAGTAGAAGAAGAAGCTCGTCAGGCGAAATTAGCGAGCAGATGCGAAAGCAAAAGCTGATGCTGAAGCAGAGAAAGCTAGATTGGCGGCAGAAGCATTACAAGCTAAACAAGTTGCTGAAGAAAAAGCTAGAGTGGAAGAAGAAGCTCGTCAAGCGAAATTAGCAGCAGATGCGAAAGCAAAAGCTGATGCTGAAGCAGAGAAAGCTAGATTGGCGGCAGAAGCAAAAGCAAAAGCCGATGCAGAAGCATTACAAGCTAAACAAGTTGCAGAGGAAAAAGCTAGAGTGGAAGAAGAAGCTCGTCAGGCGAAATTAGCGAGCAGATGCGAAAGCAAAAGCTGATGCAGAAGCCCTTCAAGCGAAACTTGCCGCAGACGCGAAAGCAAAAGCAGATATGGAAGCTCTTCAAGCAAAATTATTAGCTGATGCAAAAGTAAAAGCCGATGCAGAAGCAACAGCCAAAGCGAAGGCAGAAGCAGAAGCTAAAAAATTACAAGAAGAGGAAGATGCACGTCAAGCGAAATTGGCAGCAGATGCAAAAGCAAAAGCCGATGCAGAGGCATTAAAAGCACAACAAGTTGCTGAAGAAAAAGCTAGAGCAGAAGAACAAACTCGTCAAGCGAAATTAGCGGCAGATGCAAAAGCAAAAGCTGATGCAGAAGCTCTTCAAGCGAAACTTGCTGCAGACGCCAAAGCAAAAGCAGATATGGAAGCTCTTCAAGCTAAACTTCTAGCGGACGCGAAAGCAAAAGCCGATGCAGAAGCGACAGAAAAATTAAAGGCTGAAGAAGAAACTAGGCTGTTAAGAGAAGAAGAGGAGCGTCAGGCAAAATTAGCGAGCAGATAAAGCTAAGGCAGATGCGGCAGCAGCAGCACTAGCAGCGAAAGCGAAAGATGATACTGGAAAAGCTATTGAAAACTTGACTCAGTCTGTTGAAAGTACAAGTAAAGTACAAACAGATTTATTAGATCAGTTTAAAGCAACTGTTGCGAATAAGCAAAAAGACTTGAACGATTTAAAAGAAGAGAACGATTTAAGTGAAAAGGGTATTTATAAAGAGCCAAAACCATTCAAAAGTGTAGCGGCAGAAAACAGCCAAATTGAAGCATTGAAAGTTCAGATTGCTGATGCAAATGCTAGCATGAAAAATGAGATTGCGAAACTTACAAATCTTTATAACGATAGGCTTAAAAAGTTCCCTAAAGATGATCCTTTGAATAAAGCTTATCTTGAAAAGATAAACGAATTAAAAGCGGCTCAGTTGAAAATGGAAAGTGAAGGAGCAGCTTTAATTGCCGACTTAGAGCGTATTAAAACAGGAACTGAAATTGAGCGTAAACGTAGAATTAAACGTGCGAGCTTATGAGAATGATGAAGGAAGATATGCACAAGATATTGCCGCTCTTAAACGAATAAAAGAGACAACAAAAGTAAGTAGCACGCCATTAAAAGCAAATGATTTTGATTTTGGTGAAGAGCAGTCAAATATGCAGATTATTAAAAATATTAAAAACTCTGATAGCGGATATTATTTGATTCTTGCAGTACACAACAGTGTTGAGAAACGAGATGAGTTTTTAATTAAAGCAGTAGCTGCAGGACTTACAGATGTGAATTTCTTTTATAATGTAACAACAAGTAAGTATTACATCTATTATGAAAAATACGACGGTTTACAAGAAGCGACAAAGGCATTGGAAGCAAAAGGTAACAAGCCATACAACGGTAGAATGGCTGTCGTAAAAGTCGAGAATTAGTAAAAGCACTAGTCTCTCTTAAAATGGGAAGAGAGACTTTGAAATAAATGTTATCAAATACAAATTTTTTTATTCGCTAATGCCCCTTAGAGGATAAACAGAAGTAACAAAAAAAGATTATGAGAAAGCCTACTAACCTAAGATTGATTTTATTGACTTTGTTTTTATTGCAAAGTTATCTAATGCTTGGACAAAATCATGTGCCTTTTGCACCAAGGTTTGACACAAGTATTAGAGGAGATATGATGCTTATTGGTAATAATATTGTTAATAGAGATAACAATAAAACGAATGAGCGCCCAAATGATGCTTTTACAGGAAAGACGGATAATAACTCGGAGAACATGCAATACATTGATGTTGATAATGATCCCGATACCTTTAGTTCGAGTTCTGCGACTTTAAAAGTGCCAGATGCCAGTAGAGCATGTTACAATATTGTGTATGCAGGATTGTATTGGTCTGGTATTTATACACAGGGCTCTTTAGATAGTAAAGCAGTAAAGCGAAGTGATTTAGGCAATATAAAGTTTAAGCTACCTGAGGAAACAGCTTATAATAATATTACAGGAACTTTAATTTACGATTATTATAATAATAATCCAAAAACAACAAATGGTGACCAAATACCATATGCTTATTATGCTAATGTAACACAACTTTTAAAAGATTCAAAAAATCCTG
It encodes:
- a CDS encoding PorP/SprF family type IX secretion system membrane protein, coding for MKKLLLFITLFYGLSNVLYSQSASEDGVVSFSLPIRNSLKFNRYIINPTFSFVRESNPYVSFYNKRQWVQFENNPQTYFATYSGRFRENEAFAVGLFQQNYGLMTVFGGIANFAHNIVLEEDSNLTFGLNAGIYQSGLNTGKIISDDSSILTGDFPKSTLLTVNPGINYGTTFFDFGVAINNLVLYNFGSGMVKEDPERAIQLHAMYTGYIDSYGFFDRSKFSGIVRTEIKKDKTVISGLGMLALQQGVWAQLGYNTLYGVSAGLGVNISPSIAIEYNYERGMGNFSNLGGSHEFAIAYKFKNRNYYYGDDDEGSLIDPSKPKPVPAKPKSQATQVNRTEIAEKNRLVAEEKAKADAEAKQARLAAAEKVRVDAEVCSKSKIRSRQ
- the sprC gene encoding gliding motility protein SprC, whose amino-acid sequence is MIQKITLSFFKVLLLFSIILFTESNTYAQSSISPQQLPFKDICAGDIVNGAKYNEYLATFSYLNFASNVTFSVQLSDEFGSFTNPTATTTLDVIQLSGTEQTIKFAIPTTLKGSNTYSLRIVSSNGINSPRAQNFSGSYSFSVFYKDYVSSFLINQNRNTATFCSGGSFTLSVDNLTPEVPESSPANYSNIKYKWYKDDVLISGQNSSSLVVNAAGVYYAELDYGQCSNVNFSSNRVTVSSSSSGSAITINSSLGNPFCASGSGTILTATSGNSYQWKKDGAAIAGATNRTYSTNESGVYSVDVDFGGCIATGSIDLKSNSFNASIDAQDGYKLNEGETITVTITTDATNPTYEWYLNGNLIPNETSPSYVVAVKGIYKAKIAQASGCVASKEFSFKINGDSASSSVIPNIIKLSGMNPYWNIPDEYKNANTKVMIISSNGEMVLDVVNYQGDWPQNNIDFKNVNPVYYYVIQSDTGEKKGSITVIK